A single region of the Labeo rohita strain BAU-BD-2019 chromosome 3, IGBB_LRoh.1.0, whole genome shotgun sequence genome encodes:
- the polr2f gene encoding DNA-directed RNA polymerases I, II, and III subunit RPABC2: MSDNEDNFDDGDFDDVEDEEPLDDLENVEDEDQENVQILPAGEGQQANQKRITTPYMTKYERARVLGTRALQIAMCAPVMVELEGETDPLQIAMKELKSRKIPIIIRRYLPDGSYEDWGCDELIITD, encoded by the exons ATGTCTGACAACGAAGACAA TTTTGATGACGGAGATTTCGATGATGTTGAAGATGAAGAACCTCTGGATGATCTGGAGAACGTGGAAGAT gaGGATCAGGAGAACGTTCAGATCCTGCCGGCGGGTGAAGGACAGCAGGCCAATCAGAAGAGAATCACCACTCCTTACATGACCAAATACGAGCGTGCGCGTGTGCTGGGAACACGAGCGTTGCAGATTGC GATGTGTGCGCCAGTGATGGTGGAGCTGGAAGGAGAGACGGATCCACTGCAGATCGCAATGAAAGAGCTCAA GAGTAGGAAGATCCCTATCATCATCCGTCGGTATCTGCCGGACGGCAGTTATGAGGACTGGGGCTGTGATGAGCTCATCATTACTGACTGa
- the sox10 gene encoding transcription factor SOX-10, with translation MSAEEHSMSEVEMSPGVSDDGHSMSPGHSSGAPGGADSPLPGQASQMPGVGDDASGVSAGVSVKSDDDDDRFPIGIREAVSQVLNGYDWTLVPMPVRVNSGSKSKPHVKRPMNAFMVWAQAARRKLADQYPHLHNAELSKTLGKLWRLLNETDKRPFIEEAERLRKQHKKDYPEYKYQPRRRKNGKPGSNSEADAHSEGEVSHSQSHYKSLHLEVAHGGAAGSPLGDGHHPHATGQSHSPPTPPTTPKTELQGGKSGEGKREGGASRSSLGVGADGSSASSSASGKPHIDFGNVDIGEISHDVMANMEPFDVNEFDQYLPPNGHPQSSSGTSAGSSASPYTYGISSALAAASGHSTAWLSKQQLPSQQHLGSDGGKTQIKSETHFSSDAAAAAGGSHVTYLPHYSAAFPSLASRAQFAEYAEHQASGSYYAHSSQTSGLYSAFSYMGPSQRPLYTAIPDPGSVPQSHSPTHWEQPVYTTLSRP, from the exons ATGTCGGCGGAGGAGCACAGTATGTCAGAGGTGGAAATGAGTCCGGGGGTCTCGGACGACGGCCATTCCATGTCCCCCGGTCACTCGTCCGGTGCTCCCGGCGGGGCGGACTCCCCTCTTCCTGGTCAGGCGTCTCAGATGCCGGGCGTCGGTGATGATGCGTCCGGCGTTTCCGCCGGGGTCTCGGTGAAGTCCGACGATGACGACGACCGTTTCCCCATCGGCATCCGTGAGGCGGTCAGTCAGGTGCTCAACGGTTACGACTGGACTCTCGTGCCCATGCCCGTACGCGTGAATTCGGGCAGTAAGAGCAAACCACACGTCAAGCGGCCGATGAACGCGTTCATGGTGTGGGCGCAGGCCGCGCGCAGGAAACTGGCGGATCAATATCCGCACCTGCATAACGCCGAGCTCAGTAAAACACTTGGAAAGCTCTGGAG GCTGCTGAACGAGACTGATAAGAGGCCGTTTATCGAGGAAGCAGAGCGTTTGAGAAAGCAGCATAAGAAAGATTACCCCGAATACAAGTACCAGCCACGTCGACGCAAAAACGGCAAACCGGGATCCAACTCTGAGGCCGACGCCCACTCTGAGGGTGAGGTCAGTCACAGCCAGTCTCATTACAAAAGCCTGCACCTGGAGGTGGCACACGGTGGGGCCGCGGGATCGCCATTGGGCGATGGACACCATCCTCACGCTACAG GTCAGAGTCACAGCCCTCCGACGCCCCCTACCACTCCTAAAACAGAACTGCAGGGTGGTAAATCTGGTGAGGGGAAGCGTGAGGGCGGAGCCTCCAGGAGCAGTTTGGGGGTGGGAGCAGACGGAAGCTCCGCCTCCTCATCTGCCAGCGGAAAACCGCACATTGATTTCGGAAATGTGGACATTGGCGAGATTAGCCATGATGTGATGGCCAACATGGAGCCGTTCGACGTGAATGAGTTTGACCAGTACCTGCCACCCAATGGGCACCCGCAGTCGTCGAGTGGCACAAGTGCTGGGTCTTCGGCTTCTCCATACACTTACGGCATCTCCAGCGCATTGGCGGCTGCTAGTGGTCATTCCACCGCCTGGCTTTCCAAGCAGCAGCTGCCGTCCCAGCAGCACTTGGGATCGGATGGTGGGAAAACGCAGATTAAAAGTGAGACGCACTTCTCCAGTGATGCAGCGGCTGCGGCGGGTGGGTCACATGTAACATACCTGCCACACTACAGTGCCGCCTTCCCCTCGCTGGCGTCCCGAGCCCAGTTCGCCGAATACGCCGAACACCAGGCGTCGGGCTCATACTACGCCCACTCTAGCCAGACTTCTGGCCTCTACTCCGCCTTCTCCTACATGGGCCCTTCGCAGAGGCCCTTGTACACCGCCATTCCAGATCCTGGCTCCGTGCCGCAGTCGCACAGCCCGACGCACTGGGAGCAGCCCGTATACACCACCTTATCTCGACCGTGA